The DNA sequence GTTTGCTTTAACTCTTTGTAGATCTCGTAGTTTTGCAGTGTTTTGAGTTCAGCCGAGGATGCGTAGTCGGAGTGCACCTCATAGCGCATGATTTCGCCGGTGGCATCCGAGTCCGGGCTAATACTGGAGACTACGCCAGCGGGTAAATTGGCGTTGGCTAAATTGGCAATGAAGGTTTGCCGGGCCTTGAAAGGATCGGCTGTGTCATTGAATTTGAGCGTAACAACCGATAAGCCAAAGAGCGAGACTGAACGAAACGCCTGCAGCCCCGGAATACCAGCCAAGGCATTTTCAACCGGAATGGTGACTTGCTGCTCGACCTCAGTCGTACTTCGTCCAGGCCACTGCGAAATGGCTTGAATGGTTAAGGGGGCAACGCCCGGGTATGGCTGTATGGGTAATTTACTCAGACTATTAATGCCGAGACCCAAGAGCACAATCGAACCGACGATCACCAAGACGCGTTTTTCTAAAACGCCCCGGATGAAGGAAGTAAATTGGCTCATTTAGTGTTCTAACCTAGTGTTCTAACTTAGTCTTCTAACTTCGCAAAGCGATCGTTGAGTAAGACTGCGCCGTCCGTCAGCACCATTAAGCCGGCACCAAGGCCGTCCGTAATGGCAAAACGTTTGCCGTCTAAGTCATAGCCTTTGACCGGAAGCCGGCGAAAGGTATCGGGCGCAACCTGGACAATCGCATAGCGCATCTCCCGAATGCGCACAATCGCCGATTGCGGCACCACTACGGCAAGGCCCTTGCCAACTAAGAGCTTGGCTGACATAAACATATCGGGGCGCAGCAAACCGTCGTCATTGTTGACGTCGGCACGAATCAGCAATGCCCTTGTCTCGGGATCAACGCTGGGAGCAACGTAATTGGTTTGCGCAATAAACTCACGATCGGGATAGGCTTCCGTTTTTAGAATCAGTTGCTGGCCACTCGATAACAGACGAATGTCCTTTTCAAATACATTCCCTAAAAACCACAATGCTTTTGGATCGGCCAAACTAGCGAGCACATCGCCGCTATTTACAAAAGCGCCTGGTTCGGTATTGCGCTTGATCACAACCCCCTGAATGGGTGAGCGAATCAACAAGTTCGACTGCGTTCGTTGATTACTACCGAGCTGCGCGATCTCCTGATCCGATACGCCGATATTGCGCAAGCGATTGGAAGCGGCATCTTGGGTCATCTTGGCGTCTTGCAGAAGGTCGCCCATAGCCTGATTTTTGCCCAGGATGCTCGCTGTTTTACTCGCCAGCAAATACTCTTGCTGCGCTGAATTAAATTCCGGGCTATACATTTCTAGAATGGGCGAACCCACATTCACAGCAGCACCATCAAAGGCAAAGATGCGCTCTACCCGCCCTGCTACCCGCGCAGATATCACTTTAGATTTTTCCGCATTAAAAGCAAGTCGACCCGGCACTTTTATTTCAATCGGTACTTCGGATGTTTTAGCTTCTTTAAAGACATAAATTTCGGGATTGAGGGTAACGCCTGGCAACTTGAGTTCTAAAGTGCCACTCTTTTCAACTTTGAGTGTCTTGTCGGATTTATCGATTTGCACTGCCCGATTAATGTCCGTCAGGCGACCAAGCACAATGCCCAACGACAAAATCGCAAAGGCCACCGCAGCCAAACGAATCCGTTGGCGCTGCTCGGGTGAGCGATTCCAATAGAGGGCGGCAAGGTTTTCACGCAGATGTGCAGACTGCTCACCGAGCTTCTGCTGGAGCCGGCTCATCTGCTCTGCCGCCTTTTTTGTTCCGGAGCGAAATTGATCTTTCAAGCGATATCCTTAAAACGGTTCTTTACCGGCGGCTGCCAACACAGTCGCCTGACTCTGGAGTAGCGCGCTTTGCGCTAGCGCCAACTGAATTTCCAATAAACGCAATTGCGTTTGCGCTGTGAGTACATCATTAAATCCTTGGCCATTATTGGCGTACTGGTTTAGCCCCACCTTATACGCAGCATCGGCCTGCGGCACCTGGCGATCGCGTAAAAACTGCACCTGATTTCTGGCTTGCTCGTAATTGGCGTATGCCGTATTGACGGCCAATACCACTTGTTGGCGACTAGCAATATTGC is a window from the Polynucleobacter difficilis genome containing:
- a CDS encoding efflux RND transporter periplasmic adaptor subunit, whose protein sequence is MKDQFRSGTKKAAEQMSRLQQKLGEQSAHLRENLAALYWNRSPEQRQRIRLAAVAFAILSLGIVLGRLTDINRAVQIDKSDKTLKVEKSGTLELKLPGVTLNPEIYVFKEAKTSEVPIEIKVPGRLAFNAEKSKVISARVAGRVERIFAFDGAAVNVGSPILEMYSPEFNSAQQEYLLASKTASILGKNQAMGDLLQDAKMTQDAASNRLRNIGVSDQEIAQLGSNQRTQSNLLIRSPIQGVVIKRNTEPGAFVNSGDVLASLADPKALWFLGNVFEKDIRLLSSGQQLILKTEAYPDREFIAQTNYVAPSVDPETRALLIRADVNNDDGLLRPDMFMSAKLLVGKGLAVVVPQSAIVRIREMRYAIVQVAPDTFRRLPVKGYDLDGKRFAITDGLGAGLMVLTDGAVLLNDRFAKLED